Proteins co-encoded in one Neoarius graeffei isolate fNeoGra1 chromosome 11, fNeoGra1.pri, whole genome shotgun sequence genomic window:
- the LOC132894693 gene encoding pantothenate kinase 1-like → MKLKNNKKAAFPWFGLDIGGSLVKLVYFEPNDMTTEEEEELGRLQTICSYLRSNTLYRKCAAQDIQLELRDLSVCGQVGTLHFIRFQTADVPPFLTAVQEKTTSKLHRMICATGGGAYKFENDFRMMLGVELEKLDELDCLIRGLLYLDSVGFNGKPECYYFENPTDTQHCVKQPCCLENPFPMLLVNIGSGVSVLAVYSEKKYKRITGTSLGGGTFLGLCCLLTGCETFEEALEMASKGDSNNVDKLVKDIYGGDYQRFSLQGSTVASSFGHMMSKEKRDSISKEDLARATLLTITNNIGSIARMCAVNEKIDRVVFVGNFLRINTLSMKLLAHAMDFWSQGQLKALFLEHEGYFGAVGAFLELLKSSEDPETRLASLPDVNM, encoded by the exons ATGAAGCTGAAGAATAATAAGAAGGCAG CATTCCCTTGGTTTGGTCTGGATATCGGAGGCTCTCTGGTGAAGCTGGTGTACTTCGAGCCAAATGACATGACgacagaggaggaagaggagctgGGAAGATTACAGACAATCTGCTCATACCTCAGATCCAACACGCTGTACAGGAAGTGCGCagcccaggacattcagctggagCTACGTGACCTGAGCGTGTGTGGACAAGTCGGAACGCTGCACTTCATTCGCTTCCAAACAGCCGATGTCCCGCCATTCCTCACTGCTGTGCAAGAGAAAACGACCAGCAAACTCCACAGGATGATCTGCGCCACCGGGGGCGGGGCATACAAGTTTGAGAACGACTTCAGGATG ATGTTGGGTGTGGAGTTGGAGAAGCTGGATGAGTTGGACTGCCTGATCCGCGGATTGCTCTATTTGGACTCGGTTGGGTTTAACGGAAAACCGGAGTGTTATTATTTTGAGAACCCGACCGATACGCAACACTGTGTGAAGCAGCCATGTTGTTTGGAGAACCCATTCCCCATGCTGCTGGTCAACATCGGGTCGGGGGTCAGCGTCCTCGCCGTTTACTCCGAGAAGAAATACAAACGCATCACTGGTACCAG TCTGGGCGGGGGGACGTTTCTGGGTCTGTGCTGTTTGCTGACGGGCTGCGAGACGTTTGAGGAAGCGTTGGAGATGGCAAGTAAAGGAGACAGCAACAATGTAGACAAACTGGTGAAGGATATTTACGGAGGAGATTATCAACGCTTCAGCCTGCAGGGCTCCACTGTGGCATccag ttttggACACATGATGAGTAAGGAGAAAAGGGACAGCATCTCGAAAGAAGACCTGGCCAGAGCCACACtgctcaccatcaccaacaacatcgGCTCCATCGCACGCATGTGTGCCGTCAACGAG aaAATCGACAGGGTGGTGTTTGTCGGGAATTTCTTGCGGATCAACACGCTGTCGATGAAGCTGCTCGCCCACGCCATGGACTTCTGGTCACAAGGGCAACTGAAGGCTCTTTTCCTCGAGCACGAG ggatacTTCGGAGCAGTCGGTGCTTTCCTTGAGCTCTTAAAGTCGTCCGAGGACCCTGAGACACGCCTCGCGTCTCTGCCTGATGTAAACATGTAA
- the LOC132893742 gene encoding 5-hydroxytryptamine receptor 7-like, producing the protein MVEARAAGLDTGAALLLARLFSVARDTGDTSVAGSGSESWAMMMMTQPPPPSTGPRIPPEAGNRTRCAAHVQSYGGAERALIGGVLTALTLVTACGNLLVVVSVCSVKKLRQPSNYLIVSLALADLSVALAVMPFVSVTDLIGGRWIFGQFFCNVFIAMDVMCCTASIMTLCVISIDRYLGITRPLTYPVRQNGWCMARMVLSVWLLSASITLPPLFGWAQNVNDDNQCLISQDFGYTIYSTAVAFYIPMSVMLVMYRRIYRAAKLSAAKHAISGFPRPSDEGDDDDRNSRDDDSDCMTAAMKMHRLRGAKWNEAERKSASIFKREQKAAATLGLVLGAFTFCWLPFFVLSTLRPFVCGVRCSCVPLWIERTLLWLGYANSLINPFIYAFSNRDLRTAYRSLLACRYRNINRRLSAAGVHEALRLGPRSEVTLSV; encoded by the exons ATGGTTGAGGCGCGCGCGGCGGGGCTGGACACCGGTGCTGCGTTGCTGCTCGCGCGGCTCTTCAGCGTGGCGCGTGACACGGGAGACACGAGCGTAGCGGGCTCGGGGTCCGAGTCCtgggcgatgatgatgatgacgcagCCCCCGCCTCCGTCCACCGGCCCACGGATTCCGCCCGAGGCGGGGAACCGGACGCGCTGCGCAGCGCACGTGCAGAGCTACGGCGGCGCGGAGCGCGCGCTGATCGGCGGCGTCCTGACGGCGCTGACGCTCGTGACGGCGTGCGGGaacctgctggtggtggtgtcCGTGTGCTCGGTGAAGAAGCTGCGGCAGCCCTCCAACTACCTGATCGTGTCGCTCGCGCTAGCCGACCTGTCCGTGGCGCTCGCCGTCATGCCGTTCGTCAGCGTCACTGACCTCATCGGTGGCCGCTGGATCTTCGGCCAGTTCTTCTGCAACGTCTTTATCGCCATGGACGTCATGTGCTGCACGGCGTCCATCATGACCCTCTGCGTCATCAGCATCGACAG GTACCTGGGCATCACGAGGCCTTTAACGTACCCGGTGCGTCAGAACGGATGGTGCATGGCCAGGATGGTTCTGTCGGTGTGGTTGCTCTCGGCCTCCATCACATTGCCTCCGCTCTTCGGTTGGGCTCAGAATGTCAATGATGATAACCAGTGTCTGATCAGCCAGGACTTCGGCTACACTATCTACTCCACCGCCGTGGCCTTCTACATCCCCATGAGCGTCATGCTGGTCATGTACCGCCGAATTTACCGTGCCGCCAAGCTCAGCGCTGCCAAACATGCTATCTCAGGCTTCCCGCGGCCAAGTGACGAAGGTGACGACGATGACAGAAACAGCCGAGATGATGACAGTGACTGTATGACGGCAGCTATGAAAATGCACCGGCTCAGAGGAGCGAAGTGGAACGAAGCTGAGCGCAAAAGCGCCTCCATTTTCAAGCGGGAACAGAAAGCAGCAGCCACACTGGGCCTGGTGTTGGGTGCGTTTACTTTCTGCTGGCTGCCATTCTTTGTGCTGTCGACACTGCGTCCGTTCGTGTGCGGCGTGCGCTGCAGCTGCGTGCCTCTATGGATCGAGAGAACGCTGCTGTGGCTCGGCTACGCCAACTCGCTCATCAACCCGTTTATCTATGCCTTCTCCAACCGTGACCTGCGCACCGCCTACCGCAGCCTGCTCGCCTGCCGCTACCGCAACATCAACCGCAGGCTCTCCGCTGCCGGCGTGCATGAAGCGCTAAGACTCGGCCCGAGGTCAGAGGTCACGCTGTCTGTGTGA